The genomic region AATTAACGCAAGAAGTATGCAGGTGATAAAGCTGAGTTGATTCAGTAATCGGATATAAAGAACTTTTTCAAATGATGATTTGGCTTGTAATAACCATGCTGCATAATTGAAGGGGAGCGTAGTGATGGCGGCAAGCCAGTACCATGTCAGAAATAAACCAAATCCCTCGTTCGTAACCAGATGGCCGAAAAAGATATCAGTGATCAGTGTAAGTATTGAAATGATGAGAGTAGTAATAATAGAGATCAGCCAGCCGGATCCTGATACCACCTTGAACTGATCATTTTCAGAAGATGCGGCAAAGCGAATTAATGAAGTATGAATAATACCGGCTCTCAGCAAATCTGCAAAAATATAGGCCGTCATAAACATAAACCAGGCACCCATATCTTCCTTTGTTAACAAACGAGCTACAAGAGCAATACTTCCAAAGCCAAGTATGGCATTGGTAATATTTCCTGCAAGCGATAATGTATGCTTGTTTTTGATGAAGTTACCCAGTAATTTTTTCAAAATTCCATTTTCTATTGTATGGGTATAGTTACGTTCTTTGAAAATCGAAAGTTACGATGCGTTTTGCCACTTTCCTTACATTGCTTCTTCTTTTCGGAATTTCTCCTACGATAGTCTCCAGGCGGTCGATATCTGTATTGTTTAAAATGACCATTGGCCTGGTGGTAGTTATCTTGGTGAATACTCCGAGTGCGCGTGAGTCAGACTCACTCCAGACCCGTTCACTGGAGAGAATAAATAAATTGAGGGAAATTCCATTCAGTACTTTATCGGGTATACTGAATTTCGACAATTCTACCAATTCGATGATGATCACCTTATATTTGCTGTATGAAGGTACAATTGAAGCTATCCAATCCTTCGCAGTATTGATTTCACCCATCTTATCATAGCCTGAATAGCGCTGGAAGGTGATGCCGGGAGGATTGTTGCCGGAAAGCTCATCCGGACTTAAGTAAAGAATTTCATCAAATTCGCTCTTTAACTTTCCTGCTAAAAGTTTACCGCAAAAGGATTTCCCTTCTCCCTTTTTAATACTGCTTATAGTAAGCAGGAGGGGCTGAGTCTTGTCATTTCCATTGCTCTTTAATTGGATGCGCATATTGGATATGAAATGTGAAAGGATGGCATCATCCAAATGTTCTGTGATTACTTTTTTATCCAAAGTCAGATAGTTTGGAAATGCACTGAAGAATTGAAGTCCAGTGTATTTTTCCGCTCTTGCAGGTGATTGTATTGTACGACCTAATAAGGATTTTCCTAATACGATGGCTAAAGTCAGAATGAAAGTAGCCATGAAGGCCATGATAATAAATATCGATCTTTTAGATGGTTGTGGCTTTAATGGAAGGAAGGGATAGTCAGTGATGGAGAGATTGTTGGACATTTCAAGGCTCTGCTGACGGAGTCTTGCCATATTCAAACCGTGTAAAACACTCAGGTATTCCTTTTCATTGACATCAACTTCGCGTTCTATTCGCTTTAGATTTGAACCTACCGGAGCCAATTCTTTATAAATGTCATCAAAGCCATCTAATCGGTGTAAAATTACTTTCAACCTTGCTTCATTTTCTTCTACCGCAAGATAGTTGGTCAGCCATTCCGACAAAATATTTGCCCGGGGTAATCCTTCAGGAGTATTGTTCCATTTGTACTGACTCTCTACTTCCTCCTTGATTTGCTTTTTAATTTTCTCGGCCTCTGATTTGTATTGACTCACCAGCGTTTTATTTCCTTCATAAAGTTCGGCATTGGCGATTTTATAGGTAACCTCTGCCAGTTGTTCTCTCATTTTACTCAATTTGGAATTGACCTCAATGATGTTCTTCTTCATTTCGATCTTCTCTTCCACTTTTATCAATGCGGCTTTAGATGCCTCTAATGCCATTTCTTGTTTCTGGCGGTCAGCAGTTACGTTCTCTTTAGATTCCGCTACAAACTTGGCCTGCTCATAATAATTGATGATCTTCTTCTCCGAACTGTAATCCCTTAACTTATCCTCCGACTTTCTTAACCGCTGAGCTGCTAAACGTAATTGTTCTTCAAAGTATTTTACAACATTATTGGTCTCTGTTCCTTTTATTCCCTTATACCGGATCATGACCACATCTACAATATATTGTAATGTTTGCTGACAAACAGCGGGGTCATTACTCTTATACGAAATTTCAATCATGTCACTGGATTGTTTTCGCTGAGCATTCATGTTTGCGGAAATGACTTCAAGACCGTAGATGCTTCCTGGCGAGGAAAGGATACTGACGATTTCATTTACCTCTTTCGATTTCTTATAACTTTCAATCCTGAAAAATGTTAATTCTTCAGAACCTTTTGCGACTAATTGCTTTCTTAATTTCTCCGGAATTAACTCTTTAATATGATTAAAATTCTCATCTGAAAGTTCCTTGTACGAGGGTTTCTCTACTAAAAGATGTTTGGCCAGCAATCGCATTCCTACTTCTTCAATAGTTTCTCTGGATTTGATGGTAGCCATCAGATTGTCAAACGCATTGTTCACAGCAAAATAATCCACTCGGTCGTTTTCCCCGGAGGTGATACCATAGCCGCTGGCAATACCTGTATACACCTGTGTATTGGAAACATATTCCTTCTTAGTATTACGCGTTAGAAAAAACACAATACCCGCTGTTGTGAGCGGGAACAAAACAAGTACTTTCCAGTTTCTTGCTATTAAACGTATAAACTCTAATAAATTCACCTTATCTGACTAATGTATCTAAACGCTTACCCAACAGTTTCTCTAATTGCTGATAATTATTATAAAAATCTCGCCTGGAGATTTCGTAATCGGATTCTGCTTTTGTGGCAATAGCCGAGACGGATGATAATTCTGCTATAGAAATATCACCTTGTGAAAATTGCTTTTCGGCCATTTCGGAAAGTAATCTGGTGGTTCCTTTTGAATTACTGGTGATGAGCATAAGTCGGTGTGTCGAGAGCATATTGTTATACTCATAAATGATCTGCCGGGATACCTCCATCTTAATTTTTTCCTCAGTTTGTCTACGAACCTCCAATTCATGTTCATAAACATTGATCCTGCTTGTTCTTCCAAATAACAGGAATAGTGGAATATTAACATTTAATCCAACTCTAAATCCTGATTGAATACTGGAAGATTGAATCGCTTCCGGTTCCTGGTTGGTATTGAAAATAACAGCCTGATTCCCTAAAGACTGAGTGAAACTTCCAAAAACACCATTTTGCCACTCTCGTCTGGAGAATTTAATTTGATCGATACCGGCTTCTATTAATGCTTCCTGCGCTTTTATTCCGGGATTGTTTAGCAGAGCAATACTGATCATACTATCCAATGGAATGAGTTGATCCTTTAAATCCTTATTCAGGTCTAATGCTGAAACCTCGGAAGCGTTTGGCTCCGGCGTCATGTCAGGTAACTTCACCCTTTCAGTTTGAGAATAGGAGTTGGTACTTAAACTTTGTAAGTAAATAAACAGGAGAAAAAAAATAATAGAATGGCCTTTAAAAAGCATATGCTTAAACATTTTCAGTTTGTAACAATGCCGGGAAAGTTTTTAGAATAATTTTAATGTCAAGTAGTAAGGAGTGATTGAGCGCATAGTTATTGTCCAATGCGATTCGTTCCGCTTCAGACATGTCCTTTTTCCCTCTTTTAGTAACTTGCCATAACCCTGTTAACCCTGCAGGGGCAAGGAAACGGAAAGCTCTTGAATCGGTAGTCAGCATTTCAGCTTCGTACAATGGCAATGGGCGATTACCCACCAGCGACATATCGCCTTTCAGAATATTGATAAGTTGTGGCAATTCGTCGATGGAAGAATTGCGAAGAAATTTACCTACTTTGGATATTCTTGGATCATCTTTCGCTTTGAAAAATATTCCCTGCTTTTCGAGGTCCTGAAGAAAGAAGTAGAAGTTTTCACAAATTTTCTTCTTGTCAGAAAACATAATAGGTGAGCAAGGACTTCCCAGTCTTTTGCAATCAGGACATTCAGTTGGTATTTCCAGCGTATTTGCACCGGCATACAAGTTCAGATGACTCATATTGGACATCTTCTTATCCGCGTCCGGTATCATCGTTCTGAATTTTAACAAATCAAATATTTTATAATTGCTCCCCACCCTTTTAGAACGATAAAAAATAGGCCCCTTAGATTCGAGGCGTATAGCCAGAATGGCCATGAGCATTACGGGAGAAGCAAAGAGCAATGCTGTAGATGAAATACTGATATCTAAAAAACGCTTAGCAATCAGACTTCTTCTACTGTAAAGTGAACTAAGTGAATTCGCCCCATGTTTACTGGTAAAAAGATGTATGACCTGGAAAACAGTTGTAACTATTTTTTCCTGAGCGACAACATCCAAAAAGCCTTCAGCAATATAAAAATTTATCTTCGATCGATCGGGTTGTTTGGAGTAACCAATAATAATTGTTTTCCGAAAATTTGGTTTTGATCGGATGATCTTCATGGTATCCGAATTCGGATTCCCCTCCGGATCAACGTCTGTTACCAGAATATCAGGAATTTGATCCTGACGCATATATTGAAAGCCTGATAATAAATCATCGAAGCAAGTAACCTGATGTTTAGGTAATGCTTTTGACAAGGCTTCCTGCTGAACTTTGCAAGGCTGAATATATACGATTTTCATTGGTAATTGTTGGGGGATATTAAGCAGCTTTAAATCTTCGAAAAACGGATTGAATTCTTATAAGTAATTCCTCCGGATTAAAGGGCTTCTGAAGATAATCGTCAGCACCAGCTGTGAAAGATCGAATACGATCAGCACTTTTTTGCTTGCTGGATAGCATGATCACCGGTGTTCTTTCCATGCCGGGTTGTTTCCTGATATTCTCCGTCAATTCGTATCCATTGATCATGGGCATATCAATATCAACTAACAACAAATCAGCTTGATTTCCTTCCTGAAACCATGCCATAGCTTCATAGCCATTGTCCTTGGTGGTAACCTCATAGTCTTCAGCAAGGAAGTTTTCAAGTAACATTCTGATGCTTAATTCATCATCAACTACAAGTATGTGCTTTTTCATTTCTGGCCTTATTAATGAATATTTACGTCAATTCTTATTTTTAGTTTCTATACTTTGATAAAAAGAATCCACCAATCTTAGTTCTTCAATGGATTTTTGCATCTCTTGTTTGATAGTTGACCATTTTGAAAGGATGGCGATCTGAGATTTTTGGTCAACTGCATTATCTTCCATCCATTTTATTTCAGTTTCCAGAAAGGGGTTGCCTATCATGTTCATATTTGGAATGAGCTTATGGGAGAATCGATTTACGGAGATCCAATCTTTAGATTGGATTGCCTTGTCCAGTTCATTAAAAGTAGGAGGGACGGACTCCACTAAAGCATTGAGCATCTTTACTATAAATGCATTTTTTCCCCGGCTGAATGATTTTAGAGTATGCAGATTTATGTGATTAAGAATGGGTTCCTTGACCTCCTCAACACCTGGCATCTCCAAAGGAGAAACGCTTTTATTTACACTTATTTCTTCATTAACTTTTAAATGTTTGCATAGCATAAGATAGAGTTCATTGGCATGATAAGGCTTAAAAATCACATCATT from Bacteroidota bacterium harbors:
- a CDS encoding response regulator transcription factor, with protein sequence MKKHILVVDDELSIRMLLENFLAEDYEVTTKDNGYEAMAWFQEGNQADLLLVDIDMPMINGYELTENIRKQPGMERTPVIMLSSKQKSADRIRSFTAGADDYLQKPFNPEELLIRIQSVFRRFKAA
- a CDS encoding sugar transferase, with the protein product MKIVYIQPCKVQQEALSKALPKHQVTCFDDLLSGFQYMRQDQIPDILVTDVDPEGNPNSDTMKIIRSKPNFRKTIIIGYSKQPDRSKINFYIAEGFLDVVAQEKIVTTVFQVIHLFTSKHGANSLSSLYSRRSLIAKRFLDISISSTALLFASPVMLMAILAIRLESKGPIFYRSKRVGSNYKIFDLLKFRTMIPDADKKMSNMSHLNLYAGANTLEIPTECPDCKRLGSPCSPIMFSDKKKICENFYFFLQDLEKQGIFFKAKDDPRISKVGKFLRNSSIDELPQLINILKGDMSLVGNRPLPLYEAEMLTTDSRAFRFLAPAGLTGLWQVTKRGKKDMSEAERIALDNNYALNHSLLLDIKIILKTFPALLQTENV
- a CDS encoding TolC family protein, encoding MLFKGHSIIFFLLFIYLQSLSTNSYSQTERVKLPDMTPEPNASEVSALDLNKDLKDQLIPLDSMISIALLNNPGIKAQEALIEAGIDQIKFSRREWQNGVFGSFTQSLGNQAVIFNTNQEPEAIQSSSIQSGFRVGLNVNIPLFLLFGRTSRINVYEHELEVRRQTEEKIKMEVSRQIIYEYNNMLSTHRLMLITSNSKGTTRLLSEMAEKQFSQGDISIAELSSVSAIATKAESDYEISRRDFYNNYQQLEKLLGKRLDTLVR